One stretch of Halobacillus litoralis DNA includes these proteins:
- the uvsE gene encoding UV DNA damage repair endonuclease UvsE translates to MTRYRLGYVAMSVHLQNASPSQTMTYKRFSEIRDVEAAKRKLERIAKSNLHNCLRLLKHNKAHDIHFFRLSSRLVPLATHEQLQGWDYLNPIKEELAELGGFAKENNMRIDFHPDHFVVINSPDQGIFKTSMGVLKYHYLLLHHMGMDPTHRCVFHLGGRYKDKEKSLERFIENWALVPTGIQKTVMIENDDTSYTLADGLYVCEKLNIPLVFDIHHHYANNDGEKWEEHWPRVVDTWNHSPLPVKMHISSPKSDKDFKSHADFVDLDMFLEFVKKTNGSTEQIDCMIEAKQKDEALFRLVEELKQHPNIEMQDDSSFIWKG, encoded by the coding sequence ATGACACGATACCGACTCGGATATGTAGCCATGAGTGTCCATTTACAAAATGCTTCCCCATCTCAAACGATGACCTATAAACGTTTTTCGGAAATTCGAGATGTTGAGGCTGCCAAACGGAAGCTGGAGCGGATTGCGAAATCAAACCTTCACAACTGTCTTCGATTACTGAAACATAATAAAGCCCATGACATCCACTTCTTCAGACTAAGTTCACGACTTGTGCCCCTGGCTACGCATGAACAATTGCAAGGGTGGGATTATTTGAATCCGATCAAGGAGGAACTTGCAGAATTAGGCGGTTTTGCGAAGGAGAACAACATGCGGATTGATTTTCATCCCGATCACTTTGTGGTCATCAATTCTCCGGATCAAGGAATTTTCAAAACGTCGATGGGCGTGCTCAAGTATCATTATCTGCTTCTCCATCATATGGGGATGGACCCGACCCACCGATGTGTTTTCCATCTTGGAGGCAGGTATAAGGATAAAGAAAAGTCGCTGGAGCGGTTCATCGAAAATTGGGCACTGGTCCCGACCGGCATTCAAAAGACTGTCATGATTGAAAATGATGATACGTCCTACACGTTAGCGGATGGTCTTTATGTCTGTGAAAAATTGAACATCCCACTCGTCTTTGATATCCACCATCATTATGCAAACAATGATGGAGAGAAGTGGGAGGAGCACTGGCCGCGTGTCGTGGATACTTGGAATCATTCTCCTCTTCCTGTGAAAATGCATATTTCGAGTCCCAAGAGTGATAAGGACTTTAAAAGTCATGCGGATTTCGTTGATTTGGATATGTTCCTTGAATTTGTAAAGAAAACGAATGGATCAACGGAACAAATCGACTGCATGATTGAAGCAAAACAAAAAGATGAAGCCTTGTTCCGTCTTGTAGAAGAGCTGAAGCAGCATCCGAATATAGAGATGCAGGATGATAGTTCGTTCATTTGGAAAGGGTAG
- a CDS encoding class D sortase, protein MLNKILFLLVVIGFSCTAYFTFQWWDSTQAVEKVTEAEIKEWQSHNQAEKPHPVVMKKNDESNPPTYSNENQKFDDGEKVGRLIIPFLNKGYSTYWGTDEESLHQGVGMFISQWTTTPDEKRHTVLSGHRETVFTQLGEIEKGAPLFYEYEGKRYKYEVEKTWVTDEDDRSVIVDHEDPTLTLTTCYPFDFIGSAPERFIVQAKLVDVQDID, encoded by the coding sequence ATGCTGAACAAAATTCTGTTTCTGCTTGTCGTTATCGGGTTTTCGTGTACTGCCTACTTCACATTTCAATGGTGGGATTCCACCCAGGCTGTTGAAAAAGTGACAGAAGCGGAAATAAAGGAATGGCAGTCCCATAATCAGGCAGAGAAACCCCATCCAGTGGTAATGAAAAAGAACGATGAATCTAACCCACCTACCTATTCGAATGAAAACCAAAAGTTTGATGATGGGGAGAAAGTAGGGCGGTTGATCATCCCCTTTTTAAATAAAGGCTATTCTACTTATTGGGGCACCGATGAAGAATCACTCCATCAAGGGGTAGGCATGTTCATAAGTCAATGGACCACGACACCTGATGAGAAACGCCATACCGTTTTGAGCGGTCATCGGGAGACCGTTTTTACACAGCTCGGCGAAATTGAAAAAGGAGCACCGCTTTTTTATGAATATGAAGGGAAACGGTACAAGTATGAAGTGGAGAAAACGTGGGTCACAGATGAAGATGATCGATCCGTCATCGTCGATCACGAGGATCCGACGCTTACACTTACGACGTGTTATCCATTCGATTTCATCGGGAGTGCCCCGGAAAGGTTTATTGTACAGGCGAAGTTAGTCGATGTGCAGGATATCGACTGA
- a CDS encoding DUF6612 family protein, whose product MLKKCNLLLLSALVLFLFPLQVFAADMTPEELLKKSNEAMMNLDSYSMKQVSKAKMPMMNEGEGMETKTMADVTMDPLAFYMKTELAGETTESYFTEQGYFSELPGQGWVQLSNDSSEEMMASMLAEGQMAQALPLAGDMSVEESDGSYVLQYEGDGEKLLELSMKMLQQGMGSSEGEQGLKELGEEILDKISINDVTYKMTIDKENHYLTSSHIQLEMEIETEEGQPMPITQETEMTLENFNGVGEIQIPQEVLDHAQPIEDAIGGELPDTASPNVMYALLGATMALFAGSVLFMRKRSVQ is encoded by the coding sequence ATGTTAAAAAAGTGTAACCTGCTGTTATTGAGTGCTCTGGTGTTGTTCCTGTTTCCTCTTCAAGTATTCGCTGCGGACATGACGCCAGAAGAATTGTTAAAGAAATCGAATGAAGCCATGATGAATCTTGATAGTTATTCTATGAAACAAGTATCAAAGGCTAAAATGCCGATGATGAATGAAGGAGAGGGAATGGAAACAAAAACCATGGCTGATGTAACGATGGATCCCCTCGCCTTTTATATGAAGACTGAATTGGCAGGAGAGACGACGGAGTCTTATTTTACAGAACAAGGCTACTTCAGTGAACTTCCAGGCCAGGGATGGGTGCAGCTATCCAATGATTCCAGCGAGGAAATGATGGCTTCTATGCTTGCAGAAGGTCAAATGGCACAGGCGCTCCCTCTAGCCGGGGATATGAGTGTGGAAGAAAGTGACGGTTCCTATGTTCTTCAATATGAGGGAGATGGGGAGAAGCTTTTGGAACTGTCGATGAAAATGCTTCAGCAGGGAATGGGTTCTAGTGAAGGTGAGCAAGGTTTAAAGGAATTGGGTGAAGAAATCCTTGATAAAATCTCCATCAATGATGTGACTTATAAAATGACCATAGACAAAGAGAATCATTATTTAACCTCCAGCCACATTCAATTGGAAATGGAAATCGAAACAGAAGAGGGCCAGCCGATGCCTATTACTCAAGAGACAGAAATGACGCTGGAAAACTTCAATGGTGTCGGAGAAATCCAAATCCCTCAAGAGGTGTTGGATCATGCTCAACCGATTGAAGATGCCATCGGAGGGGAACTTCCTGATACAGCAAGCCCGAATGTAATGTATGCGTTACTTGGCGCGACGATGGCGCTGTTTGCTGGGAGTGTTCTATTCATGAGAAAGAGATCTGTGCAATAA